The Daphnia magna isolate NIES linkage group LG3, ASM2063170v1.1, whole genome shotgun sequence genomic interval aagactgaaaaaaaaaaagaaaaaattttttttttttgtttcttctggaGGTGAAactaagaattttttttttttgtggactTCTCAGGGGGGTATACAGGAGGGAAGAAGTGCATAACGACACTTGAGATCTCGCTCGTTTATCAGGTCACGTTCGGTAATGTTCATTCCAACTGTCGCGTTCGAGATATGAAGCTCATGCCTTACGGCGAGCGTAAAGTCACATTCGGTTTTGAGGGGAGTACAAAAAATTCCATCCAAACACGGTTCCGACGGAAATTTTGGTACGACACACAATAACAAATATACAAATCACATTCAGGTAGTGGGTCGGCtagaaatatataaaatgtaGAGGGCGGTCACCTACTTAGCTGGTACATTCCCCTTGGAGTGCCATTGTAACATGATCAATGGACTGCTTTTGGGAGCGAGATCCTTCCATTCCAAAAGCAGTGCAAAGTATACCAAACTGACGCTCTCAACTCCATCGCATACCTATATTCCTTTAGGAATTCAAACTTTACCGACATTAACCGCCCTAACGTAAGTAGCCTCGACTATCACTCATCCATTCACGCAAAACATTTtacccaaaaaacaaaaacaaattttcctCCTAAACTGAAAAAATCGGCTGTTCACCACCGCgataatttacatatttacAACAGTCTTCGATGGCGCACGTGGTAAGTATTCAAATTCTTGTACaatgttcttttttcccctctcaTGCAACTACACGCAATTGCTAACGAGTCCTTTTCTGATCTCAAATGCATTGGTCCCAGTGAACGACCCTTCAGTTAATTTCACTTACAAGATTCGCTtcttaaacttttttttttttctttttgatgctCTTATAACTTTTACGTGCGTTTTTCGAAGACGTTCTTCCCATCCTATTTTCCCGATTGTTCATCGGAATCTTCTTGGAACTCGGCCACGTAAAGGGACTTGTCAATTACCTGAAGAATAATAAAGGTTAGGACTGTGGGTAAGAACTTGAGAAACTCTGTTCTTACCTTGGGAATGGGCTTGATTTCAGTGCTTAGTTCACTCTCAATACGATGCAAGGCGAATCTATCTTCGTAAGTTATCAGATTAATGGCAATACCCAGATGGCCAAATCGACCGGAACGACCAATCCGATGTAAGTAGGTTTCAGCCATCTTAGGGAAATCGAAATTGATGACAACGTTCACAGCTTGGATGTCTATACCGCGGGTAAACAGGTCTGAAAAACGACGAAATATATTCAGTTAATGCAGCTCACTCCCGATTAGTACTGAAAACATCTTAAAAAATCAGTCGTTGATTTTCTTTCAGTCGAAAGACGGGGAATCCAACGAAAGTACAtcattcaaaagaaaacactaatgaaaaaattcaaaactaTTCATACCAGAGCATACGAGGTTACGGCAAAGCCCGTTACGGAAATCATGGAAGACGCGATTTCGGTGAGCCTGTTGCATACGGGCATGTATATAATAGCACGAATATCCCAGCTCAGTGATTTTCTTCGCCAATAATTCCACGCGTTGGGTTGAGTTGCAGAATATAATACTTTGATTGATCTGCAACTGTACCACAATACAAACTATAAATATTTTGCTGTTGGAACACAAAACACGACTATATGAATGCAATTCAGATGTTGATGTTCACTCAAGCGAGAGAAGGGGAATCCAACAAATAACTCATCAGCGTCCAAGACAACAACTAACAAAGTAAATAAGAACTTACTTTGGAAAAGAGCGTATTGAGGCAGTGAACCTTCTGTCGTTCTTGGACGAAAGCGTAATATTGCGTCACACCTTTCAGCGTTAGTTCTTCCATTAAATTGATCTCGTAAGGATTATCGATATGTTTCCTCTGCCAAATAAAATGTTGTCAATTTGTGTATAGATAGTACGAAAACCCACATTTTTCATTACCATGAACTCCTCGACCGTTACAGGGAACGTTGCCGAATACAACAATATCTGGCGCTTGCTTGGTAGGAACGAAATTATGCGATCTAACATACCCATGAAGTCTTGCGAAAGCAATTTATCAGCCTAAATGTTCACAGCAACATATAATGTAGGTAACAAATAACCTAAGCAGACTGCATACCTCATCCAACACAAGGACCTTGCAACGGTCCATAACAGCTATCTTCTTTTCCATCAGATCCAATACACGACCGGGAGTAGCAATCACAACATGAACTAGAAAACCAAATATAATGTTATCAAAAGTTATTTCTAAGTTAGTAACAACACACACCTTTTCCAAAGATTCTCATAATGTCATCTTTCAAGTCAGTACCACCAGTAGTCACCATGATGCGAATATCCAAATGTTTTGCAAGTTCTATGCATATTTGGCTTGTTTGTAAAGCCAACTCACGTGTTGGCACAACAATCAATGCTGTAACACAATTGCCATTAAAACCAGAGaaacacttaaattttaactAAAATCACCTTGAATGTGTTGCTCAGATGGAACGACTTGTTCCAACACTGGTATACAATAAGCACCTGTCTTTCCAGTTCCATTTTTAGCACGAGCCAGAATATTACGACCAGTTAAGGCCATTGGGATTCCAACTTCTTGAATAGGTGATGGAGTCTCCCATCCTTTCTCAAAAATACCCATCAATAGTTCACGCTTCAGACAGAAGTCCTCAAAACTTGTTCCCTTGGTATTGGTGACAtcctaaaagaaaacaaattaacaAAAACTTTCTAGTCTACCTAGACTAAAATCTTACGCTTGTCTGTTTTCTACGATCCTTGGGTGGGATCTTCAACTGAGACTTCCAGAAATTATCAGAGTTGTTCTCCCTAAAATTGAGACAAGAGATGacaattcaaattcaatgtaAGACTAACTGTGTTAAGTGAACTTACTGCTTCGCTATTAATGGCTGTGGACTGGGTCTCATCGGCGAAAGAGCATGATTGTTGGCCGCCAAGCTTGGCTGACTAGCAACGGCCTCTGCCAtgatattttctttcttctcaaCTTTTCAACTTTACAAGAGCAAAATTCGGGCAAGATGCCGAACTTCTCCTTCGATCACTATCACTTGAACCTTAATTACTCCAGCGAAGACGAGCGATTCCCGTGAACGAAAATAACGTGAAACCAAAGAAGCATTAACTGTGGCTTCAATCTTCTGGGCACGTTCAGACGTCGCTTCTAAACCTAAATGTAACAAGCCGAAAATCGAATTTGTCATTGGCGGCAAGTTAACAACGGTCGGCGTCCATATACACAAAGACTTCAGATCGCTCAAGAACAAAGCAAAGAACTAAAATTGAACTACAGCGACTCAACAACTGACCAATTCGACCAATAGTTCAGAAATAATTGTTGGTTGTTCATGCACAACCTGGATGTCAACGGATAAACAATCACTACCTTAAAAAACTAGTGTTCACTATGGCGCTCTTCGCATCCAAAGCTTAACCTGGCTTAACCAAAGAATGTCTGCCAGTGAATATGCACGGTAGAGGGGGATGTAACAATGCAAACAGAATCTGTTTAACGCAATTTAACTAGTAACGAAAGACAAAATGTGAAAACATACTAACCTTGTGAAGAAATTGACTaaacaggggaaaaaaattaacaagtGTGTCAATGTTCGTGAACAATAGTCTATCTATTTTGCTCGAGAATCTAAAGGGATCCGCAGATCTCAACTGCTGTACAACGAGTCAACGAAACAGTAGTCGAAAGTTTCTCTCTAGTGTTCTTCCTCTGGTGGCCGTTGGCGGTAACGTCACATCGGTAATACCCTTAAGGCTCAATCATGCCGTTGAGAGTAGGGTTAGGTAAAAGTATAACTTCCACGTCGCCAAATTTCAGTGTATAGGGAATTTTAttatgaaaataaaatcttagacaaattaaaaaaatattttaataaaaaattccgtTTATTGTTAACGtctattaattttaaaaaaggcacGTCATAGGGACTAGGCGTGAGTTATAATCTAAATTGCTGCAAATCACGAGTTAGTCAAAGGCACTAAGAATAGATGCTACATCATGAAACACTCTTCAGAAATTGTATAATAGCTTTTCCACATTTCACTGATAGTGGTGTGTTATGAAAAAGCACGCCAATAATGGCTGGTGACAAATGAATTGCATAAATAtcacaaaaaaaggaggaacATGTAGCAGTTGATTGGCGGTTCATCTTATAACAATTGAAACCAAAGCCGAATATGTAGTGTTGTTTCATCGTAAGATTAAATAAGTCGAGAGCGGCCTAGATAAGCAAGTAATAGGGCATATATGGAACGGTACTGGGCAACTGTCTGTACCATAAGCATCCTTTGCTGCCGCAAATGCGTGATAAGTTTTGGAACATCGACAACCTATCAATtaagaaaagaacaagagtttatttttacttattgTAAGGAATAATTTAACGAGGGTACTTACAACATTATGATCAAGTGATGTAAGTAAAACGTCACAAGCGACAGTGACACCTGTTCGCCCCACGCCAGCTCCACAGTGCACCAAGACTGGAGTGTTTCGGTTCTTACCCACTGGTACATCGGACACAGCATGTCTCCGTACCATATCCATTTCTTCCAAAAAACCTAATCAGCAgtgaaaattttgatttgatttcaacATCAAATTGTTAACTTATCATGAAATCATAATTACTAAGAAAAGAGGTCACATCTCTTGGACATCCATGATCAGCCCAGTCGGAATACTGAAGATGCCAAATACTACGCTGCTGGGACGTGGGCAAGTGCATTACATCCAACTTTGTGATAGATTGACGCCCGGCAGAGAGTTTGCTAACTTGTCGCGTGATTTTgtacttaaaaacaaaaatttgaacaTTAGTTACTAAAAAACTTAAGCTATTTGATGATTTTTGTAAACAATACTTCGCCAAATTCTAAAGTGGCAGCATCTTGTTGTGGCCAATACGTAAACCCGCTGTAGCCATTCATACTACTATGGCTGACATGGCTTCTCAACGCGTTGACCGATTTGGTGTTGAGCAAAGGGGTTTGATGGCCGCCGTTATTACTAGAAGTAGTATCGGCTAGCATGACAATAACATAGACGTCACACTGCCAGACCATCTGCCAAAAATCAGACACTGTTGACGGTAGTGGGCCTTGCGCTGCAATATAGAAGCGCTGGGCCGAACCAACAGCAGCTGAGATGTGTGATGCATTAATGTACCCAGTTCGATTGTCTCGGCTAGGGGTCAACTTAACCCTGTTCTCTTCGTATGGCAAAACGTCTTGATACCTTAGGAAAAGATAACTTAGTTATTCATACATACGATTCCCTTATGAAAAACTATTCATACTGATTACGGCAGAGGTTATCTGGATGAGCTGCCATGCTAAAATCCGCACCAGCCTTGCGTCTGGGAATTAGCTCAAATTCCAACAGAAGTTGGCCATCGGCCAACCGAGATTCCATTTCTTGACGCTAGACGATATATTAGATTAGACAGagataaatatataaatattttaaatgtAATTTAAATCATGTGGATCCAATTGGAAATAAATATTTCCGAAATTTATAGAAGTACCAAGTGATCTTTGACGAGAGTTGCATCCGTACTTGAAGCTTTAGCGGCCGACGAAGCCGAGTGATGGAAATTGGAGGAAGAATTCGACGTCGAGTTATTGGTACTTCGTTTGGACGCTGGGGATGATGAGGGCGATTCTGTTTGAACACGATTTATGACAGCCGATCGAGCCGAGCTACGAACAGGCAAACCCCATTTTCTCCTGGGTTGCGAAGCAGTTTGAGTGTTGGCGGAGGTAGACGGAGAAAGATTGGGTTGGCTTCCCGGCTGGCGTAAAGGAATATTTTGATAAATGGGCTCACCATTTCGCATCATTGCCGAGTTTTCTGCTTGAGCTAGAGTAACTGGTAAATGGCTCATGGATCCTGAAGTGGCAGACGCAAGCCCATTTATAGCTGCCACTACTAAATCTGGGCTGCTATTGCTGCCAACTTTGCTGTACGGATAAGGTGGAGGTGGTTTATACATTTTTATCATCTGCACCTGCTGCTGGGTATTGTGTTGTGGCTGTGCTTGAAACGCGCTAGTGGCGGTCGGCTGAACGGCTACCGACGTCGGTTGTTGTACTGGTTGCTGGACAGGAGGATTCGGATTGAGAAGCAGTTGTGCGATATCGTCACCGTACTTGACACGTACCGCTGTTTCATAATCTGGGGCAGGACGGTAAGCTGGTAGTAGAGCCTTTAGGTTTTGCTGTGATGCAGCAAGTGATCCAGCACCTGATGCAAACCCTCCACCATTGCCCGTGGTGCCAGCCAGGAGATGACTTTGTGCTTGAGTAGGATTACCAATGGTTAACGTAGGGGATGAGACGGAATGCGGAAGGCTGGCTCGAACACTGCCTAGGCTATCTATGCGATATTCAGCCATTGCACTAGAACTTCGTGGCTCTGCAGATTCAAACATTGAGGCAGATGGAACCAGACTACTGTTGATAGTTGCACTACTTGGCTCTAAGTTTAGACCAGCTATTCCGCATGAGACATCCATGTCCTTATCCTCAGTTGCTTGCGATTGCAGAGATTGCAGAGTTAACAGTGTTTGCTTATAAAAAGTATGCTAAGTGTCGGCAAAGTTATGGAACAATCAGAATGGCGGTTCCCATTAAAACAGCAAGTATTTCAAGTACCTGTAAAACCGCCAATTTCCAAACGTAACGCGCTGCTTCAGGATCgtcgaaataaaaatttacattttcttcgcTCCGTTGGCACTCTATGCCAAACATTCTCTTTTGGTTTAGTAAATTTGTTATGTCGTCCCACCTACAAAATTTGCCAACTTAAGAAATTACTGCTGGCTACAGATTATGGCCGGATTCTACCTGTAAAAAACCACACGTTCAGTATTGTTCCGCATTACCAATATCCCTTGCAATGATGTAGCCACCAAAGCCTCGCCTGCAGGTTCTTCCTGAAAATCCAAATCAATCGTTAACGGGCGTGCATTCAAGTCTCTGCTGAGTGAGTTCGAACACTGCGAGCAAACCTTTGCAAGAAAGCGTTCCTGGCCATAACCATCAAGATGCTGCGCCTCCACGATATACCAACATTCTGCCACAGGTTGGGGAAACCCAAGAAGCTTAGAGTGCTGAGCAGCTACTGCTTCTGTTACAGCATCTAACTGGCTTTCGTTAGTCACAAGATGCTATACgacaaaatattaattagGCACGATCTTTGTAATTGAAGACAAATGGCTTACTTTaggaacaagaacaaactCCTTCAGATATTGCAGGGTATGACGCTCAGGATCATGGTCACCAAATTCGGCTTGATAAAAGAACTGATAAAGAACTAGGAGAGTGAAACTATTTGTATCTTTTAATACCTTGAAGTCTATAGCCAGCAAGAACAACAGCTTCATTGTAACTACACCTTAGCCGTCCTTCCATGACATCAGATTTTAGTTGAAGGAAATAGTGGTACCtaagttgaatttttttaatataattcTGACAGTCTGCCAAACTTTGAAATGTTGTATATGGTATGAACTTACCGAGTCATTTCATCTTCCAAAAGACTGACATCATTTACATAATACATAATTCTCAGGTAAAGATATGCTTCTTGGGCATGCTTGTCAAGCTGTTTCTTAAGAGGACGGTCAAGCTCAACCCAGCGTACTCTGCATTGCGGATAATTTTTTAGTTAAACACAAATATTTCTAGATATAAATCATTGGAATACAAACCTTGGATATGACTTTTGACTGACATAGCGTAGCCCAAAAAATTCTGGCTGCAAATGGTTATTCAGGTTAATTTCTGACTGTCATACTAGACTTATGTGTCAAAGTCATACCTGGTTCAGCCCCAGGCGTTGACAGACATTATCAAGGCAATCATAACCCAGACTGTCTGCTGAAAGGGTACATTCCACTATACTATTGTCAAGCAGTTCCACACAGATCACAAACACTGTTTTTGTCACAACATTGTACTGTTTACTTTTCTTTAATCTCAGTTTGAAAGGCATTGTGGCATCAAATTACTTTGCCAAACTATGGATGGACGAAGGAAAATCGGTCAGCGAAAAACGGTataaagacaatttttttaatctaATTGAACAACCTTAGTATGCTATCCATGAACACCATCCAACACAGGTTTTGTGCAGTTTCCTGTTTCCGAGACAATGAGAACTCACGATGTTGTGAAACTAAACTCACTGTGTAATTAACTCACGGAGATGTAAGCTACTATGACCGGATACTAAACTTcggttacaaaaattttatttttgtgatATGCGCTAGTAAATAATGCATgccgaaaaacaaaattccacCCCTTCACGCTTGACTTTttaacaacaataataattaataaacaGTAATCCCGTCCGATCCTTTTTATTTCCTACAGCGTTGCTATTTACTAAATGCTAATTTCTATTTGCTAATGATTAACTGGAAACACAACTTGCATGTACACGAGTAGTAAAAATAACTATTTAACATCAACAGACAAACTAAAGTCGAAGGTGGGGAAAATTTTTAAGATTATTCAATTATAACATGGAAAATTTCAACTGCCCAACCCTGCGTTGCATTTTATCCCACAGCACACGACTTGTTTTGCTTCTTTTGAAACATTTCGAAAATTCCCGAGGAACATTTCGGTATTGCATGCCTGTTTTCGTGTACCATCACAAATTAACTTAGATTTTTTTCATCCGATATGCGAATATTTAATTTCATGTTACATCTAGTTTAGAAAATAATATTGTTACAATTCAGCATACCTAACCAGATTTGTGTGTTGCCATATCAATAATaagttttcgtttttcatttccaGACTTCAAGATGTGGCCTGTAATAGTGAATATGTTGCGGGTCAATGCACCTTATATAACGTTACCGTTCGCCGCCTTGATCGGAATCATCGGGTACAATATCGAACGCATAGTATCTGATAGAACAACCCCATTCAAAAACAGTGTAGAAGAGCAGAGGGAAGACAGAATGCTACAAAACCTGGAAAATGTTGATGCTAAAGAAATCGAAAGCctaaaggaaaaaaagtttGTCCCCCGAacaatctttgaaaaaaatgtttcaccTTCTCTGCAAACTAAAAATGTAGTCTGATTCTGGCATGATTAGGTAGCTTGTGAGTTTCTATCTTGCAATAATAAGATGTTCCAATGACAATGACTATAGAACCACTGTCATCctctgtttaaaaagaagaaaaaaaatttaatactgATCAGTTTTGCATTTTCCACTAGATAAAACTTTTAATGTCAATATctgctgtaatttttttaatgttgcaGTAGTAGGTGTAACCTCTTTCCGCATTCGAGAGAGCGCACAGAGCGTGGTACCACTTTAGAAATTGCATAAAACAATTCTGGATTGATGgaaatttaatattttaacttacctCTTCATAAAACGACTCTGCGTATTTTTATGAAGCTAAGACGGAACGTAGCCTACTCTAGTACTCTACCGGTCAAATGCATTAGGTTATACGTTTCAGGACAgcaataaaatgtaaatttgccgatggtcagaagaaaaacagatGCTGGTCTGAAATAGAAAGTTTCCATTGTATGGCAgcagattatttttttccccatcatTGCATAACAATAGaaagattttgaatttttgtctttCAGATGAAAGTTGCATTTTCGTTGGTCAACGTAAGTTGAGAATTGCACTTACAACATGTAACTAATCGTATCTGGTATTGCATTAAACAATTTCGACCAGCGACTAAAAAAGAACAGGaaagcattttattttttagttggcAGACTCAAGGTGAATCCAAAAACATTATATTATATCTCGTTCATAACTACAAGAGAAGGGAAACCCGCGTTAACTACTTGAAGTTGTAAAAACGCGAACGTGATTTAAACTAGATCCTTCTCAATAAGACAATGTGTGCAAGAATCTAACCAACGGGGTTCAGTTTcggttcttcttttttagtaAAACCACTCAGCAGTTTTTTAATTTCAGCAATAGCTTTACCCGGGTTTAGGCCTTTCGGACATGCCTTAGTACAATTCATAATAGTGTGGCAGCGGAAAACCGAAAACGGATCCCTAAGCCGATCCAGACGATCTTTGGTGGCTTCGTCACGAGAATCAATCATCCAGCGATAAGCCTAGTATTAtttcaaacaaataaaaacagctTTCAAAATTCTGTTAATTATCAGAAAGGTAGCTGCAAACCTGCATAAGTACCGCTGGACCAAGGTACTTGTCAGAATTCCACCAATACGACGGGCACGATGTGCTGCAGCACGCACACAGAATGCATTCATAGAGACCATCCTTTAAACAGTAAAAAAGGGGTAATAATGAATTTATGAAGGAAAGTCTTTAAAATACCAATTTCTGACGATCTTCTACGCTTTGCAAATACTGCTTCTGTCCCATCTTAGATTCATCTTTGCGTTGCAGCCAAGGCTGAATTGATTTGTACTGAGCATAGAAGTTACTCATATCTGGTACAAGGTCCTTCACAACATACATGTGGGGAAGTGGATGGATTTTCACAGGTTTTTCCAGATTTGTGTCAATTTTGCTGGGGAATATACATAATTTAAAGCACAGAAGTTGGGAAGTTTACCTTACAATTACCTAATGCAGGCAAGGGAATTGCAACCCCCTATATTCATCGCACAGGAGCCACAGATACCTTCCCTGCATGACCTCCTAAATGTGAGTGTAGGGTCTATTTCACTCTTGATTTTAATTAATGCATCAAGAACCATAGGTCCACAcctaaataaaaaggaaacacaATAGGCAAGTATTTTCAAGTTATCTTTAACATAAACTATTACGTATTCAAATCAACTTCATAGGTCTGCAGATGCGGCTTGTCTCCGGAGATATCAGGATTCCATCGATAAACTGCAAACTTCTTGATTCTAGGTGCAACGGCTGGCTTTACTGCAGCAACGGTAGCTAAGTTACGTAATTGCTAAAGG includes:
- the LOC116918443 gene encoding succinate dehydrogenase [ubiquinone] iron-sulfur subunit, mitochondrial-like, with amino-acid sequence MDSITSKAVVLSRQYMQLRNLATVAAVKPAVAPRIKKFAVYRWNPDISGDKPHLQTYEVDLNTCGPMVLDALIKIKSEIDPTLTFRRSCREGICGSCAMNIGGCNSLACISKIDTNLEKPVKIHPLPHMYVVKDLVPDMSNFYAQYKSIQPWLQRKDESKMGQKQYLQSVEDRQKLDGLYECILCACCSTSCPSYWWNSDKYLGPAVLMQAYRWMIDSRDEATKDRLDRLRDPFSVFRCHTIMNCTKACPKGLNPGKAIAEIKKLLSGFTKKEEPKLNPVG
- the LOC116918465 gene encoding ATP-dependent RNA helicase me31b gives rise to the protein MAEAVASQPSLAANNHALSPMRPSPQPLIAKQENNSDNFWKSQLKIPPKDRRKQTSDVTNTKGTSFEDFCLKRELLMGIFEKGWETPSPIQEVGIPMALTGRNILARAKNGTGKTGAYCIPVLEQVVPSEQHIQALIVVPTRELALQTSQICIELAKHLDIRIMVTTGGTDLKDDIMRIFGKVHVVIATPGRVLDLMEKKIAVMDRCKVLVLDEADKLLSQDFMGMLDRIISFLPSKRQILLYSATFPVTVEEFMRKHIDNPYEINLMEELTLKGVTQYYAFVQERQKVHCLNTLFSKLQINQSIIFCNSTQRVELLAKKITELGYSCYYIHARMQQAHRNRVFHDFRNGLCRNLVCSDLFTRGIDIQAVNVVINFDFPKMAETYLHRIGRSGRFGHLGIAINLITYEDRFALHRIESELSTEIKPIPKVIDKSLYVAEFQEDSDEQSGK
- the LOC116918441 gene encoding tyrosine-protein phosphatase non-receptor type 14-like isoform X1 translates to MPFKLRLKKSKQYNVVTKTVFVICVELLDNSIVECTLSADSLGYDCLDNVCQRLGLNQPEFFGLRYVSQKSYPRVRWVELDRPLKKQLDKHAQEAYLYLRIMYYVNDVSLLEDEMTRYHYFLQLKSDVMEGRLRCSYNEAVVLAGYRLQAEFGDHDPERHTLQYLKEFVLVPKHLVTNESQLDAVTEAVAAQHSKLLGFPQPVAECWYIVEAQHLDGYGQERFLAKEEPAGEALVATSLQGILVMRNNTERVVFYRWDDITNLLNQKRMFGIECQRSEENVNFYFDDPEAARYVWKLAVLQHTFYKQTLLTLQSLQSQATEDKDMDVSCGIAGLNLEPSSATINSSLVPSASMFESAEPRSSSAMAEYRIDSLGSVRASLPHSVSSPTLTIGNPTQAQSHLLAGTTGNGGGFASGAGSLAASQQNLKALLPAYRPAPDYETAVRVKYGDDIAQLLLNPNPPVQQPVQQPTSVAVQPTATSAFQAQPQHNTQQQVQMIKMYKPPPPYPYSKVGSNSSPDLVVAAINGLASATSGSMSHLPVTLAQAENSAMMRNGEPIYQNIPLRQPGSQPNLSPSTSANTQTASQPRRKWGLPVRSSARSAVINRVQTESPSSSPASKRSTNNSTSNSSSNFHHSASSAAKASSTDATLVKDHLRQEMESRLADGQLLLEFELIPRRKAGADFSMAAHPDNLCRNQYQDVLPYEENRVKLTPSRDNRTGYINASHISAAVGSAQRFYIAAQGPLPSTVSDFWQMVWQCDVYVIVMLADTTSSNNGGHQTPLLNTKSVNALRSHVSHSSMNGYSGFTYWPQQDAATLEFGEYKITRQVSKLSAGRQSITKLDVMHLPTSQQRSIWHLQYSDWADHGCPRDVTSFLSFLEEMDMVRRHAVSDVPVGKNRNTPVLVHCGAGVGRTGVTVACDVLLTSLDHNVVVDVPKLITHLRQQRMLMVQTVAQYRSIYALLLAYLGRSRLI
- the LOC116918441 gene encoding tyrosine-protein phosphatase non-receptor type 14-like isoform X2, with protein sequence MPFKLRLKKSKQYNVVTKTVFVICVELLDNSIVECTLSADSLGYDCLDNVCQRLGLNQPEFFGLRYVSQKSYPRVRWVELDRPLKKQLDKHAQEAYLYLRIMYYVNDVSLLEDEMTRYHYFLQLKSDVMEGRLRCSYNEAVVLAGYRLQAEFGDHDPERHTLQYLKEFVLVPKHLVTNESQLDAVTEAVAAQHSKLLGFPQPVAECWYIVEAQHLDGYGQERFLAKEEPAGEALVATSLQGILVMRNNTERVVFYRWDDITNLLNQKRMFGIECQRSEENVNFYFDDPEAARYVWKLAVLQHTFYKQTLLTLQSLQSQATEDKDMDVSCGIAGLNLEPSSATINSSLVPSASMFESAEPRSSSAMAEYRIDSLGSVRASLPHSVSSPTLTIGNPTQAQSHLLAGTTGNGGGFASGAGSLAASQQNLKALLPAYRPAPDYETAQPVQQPTSVAVQPTATSAFQAQPQHNTQQQVQMIKMYKPPPPYPYSKVGSNSSPDLVVAAINGLASATSGSMSHLPVTLAQAENSAMMRNGEPIYQNIPLRQPGSQPNLSPSTSANTQTASQPRRKWGLPVRSSARSAVINRVQTESPSSSPASKRSTNNSTSNSSSNFHHSASSAAKASSTDATLVKDHLRQEMESRLADGQLLLEFELIPRRKAGADFSMAAHPDNLCRNQYQDVLPYEENRVKLTPSRDNRTGYINASHISAAVGSAQRFYIAAQGPLPSTVSDFWQMVWQCDVYVIVMLADTTSSNNGGHQTPLLNTKSVNALRSHVSHSSMNGYSGFTYWPQQDAATLEFGEYKITRQVSKLSAGRQSITKLDVMHLPTSQQRSIWHLQYSDWADHGCPRDVTSFLSFLEEMDMVRRHAVSDVPVGKNRNTPVLVHCGAGVGRTGVTVACDVLLTSLDHNVVVDVPKLITHLRQQRMLMVQTVAQYRSIYALLLAYLGRSRLI